A window of Candidatus Eisenbacteria bacterium genomic DNA:
CCCCGTCCCTCCTTCCCGTCAAGAGCCGGTCGATCGGGCCTCCCGCCCGTCCGCTTCCGGAAGAAGTCGTCCTCTCTCCAGATGGAGGACCCGGTGCCCGCTCGCACGCGCCGCCCCTCGATCGTGCGTCGCGACGAGAACGGCGGTCCCCCCGACGTTCACCCGATCGAGGACCCGATAGATTCCCGCGGCCGTTTCCGGATCCAGGTTGCCGGTCGGCTCGTCGGCGAGAAGAAGAAAGGGCTGGTTCACGAGGGCGCGCGCGATCGCGACGCGCTGCATCTCGCCCCCCGAAAGATCGCTCGCCCGATCACGCAGCCTTCCGAAGAGGCCGACCTGGAGGAGCACTTCGTTCACACGTCGAGCAATCGACCGGTTCGGCGCGCCGGCCACTCGCAGGGGGAGCGCGACGTTCTCGAACACGCTCCGGTCCGCGA
This region includes:
- a CDS encoding ATP-binding cassette domain-containing protein yields the protein MVSLTNVSKSYGDLVAVQDVSFKIERGEYAFLIGPSGAGKTTLLGLIHHDELPSSGVVEVGAFRTDRLRRAQIPKLRRHVGFVYQDFRLIADRSVFENVALPLRVAGAPNRSIARRVNEVLLQVGLFGRLRDRASDLSGGEMQRVAIARALVNQPFLLLADEPTGNLDPETAAGIYRVLDRVNVGGTAVLVATHDRGAARASGHRVLHLERGRLLPEADGREARSTGS